A region from the Paenibacillus humicola genome encodes:
- a CDS encoding response regulator, translating into MNVLIVDDDHLVRKGIVSLMPWDDFGLRVVGEAENGLRALQFLETHPVDLIMTDIAMPNMSGIDLLREVQKRYPGIWLVMLTFYQDFEYVQEALRLGAIDYIAKVELEKDNMHDILGRIVRRMTEGQAGRGVSGEAAAAGSDVSGPVPAGAQRALLLVSTGPEEDYPGGLFAPAQRRSLCEIGRGVWLLPELPPVQEDELLSEWNKHAGMSSRWAAVRVSGICESNRNRVCKLLAEYMKHGFFYEYRPGRGVYSVDLGALEREAKPPTEHELYLLRERWLSPELAYDEAAFRRLTAELEAFRPACDKLESFFYEVFMQWKKYVSFDPAALLEGASLRSWADWAIVLEKARKAIRSAFLGHHYSEDMMTGMMRAVDYINRNIGLDLRLTEVAERVHISRSYFSECFKNITGKTFHEYMLDERIDAAKKLLCETNEPIYRIAERCGYPDEKYFSKVFRKKVGVLPSEIRRKRHGREAGRTRDASR; encoded by the coding sequence ATGAACGTGCTGATAGTAGACGACGACCATCTGGTGCGGAAAGGAATCGTTTCCCTGATGCCGTGGGACGACTTCGGGCTGAGGGTTGTAGGCGAGGCGGAGAACGGCCTGAGAGCACTCCAGTTTCTGGAAACCCATCCGGTCGATCTCATCATGACGGATATCGCCATGCCGAACATGTCGGGCATCGACCTGCTGCGCGAGGTGCAGAAGCGGTATCCCGGCATTTGGCTTGTCATGCTGACGTTTTACCAGGATTTCGAATACGTGCAGGAGGCGCTTCGGCTCGGCGCTATCGATTACATCGCCAAGGTGGAGCTGGAGAAGGACAACATGCACGACATTTTGGGCCGGATCGTGCGCAGGATGACGGAAGGCCAGGCAGGGCGTGGCGTTTCCGGAGAAGCGGCAGCCGCCGGTTCCGATGTCTCCGGCCCTGTTCCGGCCGGGGCGCAGCGGGCGCTGCTGCTTGTTTCGACGGGCCCGGAGGAGGACTATCCGGGCGGCCTGTTCGCACCGGCGCAGCGGCGGTCGTTATGCGAAATCGGCCGCGGCGTGTGGCTGCTGCCGGAGCTGCCGCCGGTACAGGAAGATGAGCTGCTTTCGGAATGGAACAAACATGCGGGGATGTCCAGCCGGTGGGCGGCCGTCCGGGTATCCGGCATTTGCGAAAGCAACCGGAACCGGGTTTGCAAGCTGCTGGCCGAGTATATGAAGCACGGCTTTTTCTACGAATACCGGCCGGGACGCGGCGTGTACAGCGTCGATCTCGGCGCGCTCGAGCGGGAAGCGAAGCCGCCGACCGAGCATGAGCTTTACCTGCTGCGCGAGCGGTGGTTGTCGCCGGAGCTGGCCTACGACGAGGCGGCGTTCCGGCGGCTGACGGCCGAGCTGGAGGCGTTCCGGCCTGCGTGCGACAAGCTGGAAAGCTTCTTTTACGAGGTGTTTATGCAGTGGAAGAAGTACGTTTCGTTCGATCCCGCCGCTTTGCTCGAAGGGGCGTCCTTACGCAGCTGGGCCGACTGGGCTATTGTGCTGGAGAAGGCGAGGAAGGCGATCCGGAGCGCATTTCTTGGCCATCATTATTCCGAAGACATGATGACGGGCATGATGCGGGCGGTCGATTATATCAACCGGAACATCGGGCTCGACCTGAGACTGACGGAGGTGGCGGAGCGCGTTCATATCAGCCGCAGCTACTTCAGCGAATGCTTCAAGAACATTACGGGCAAAACGTTTCACGAATATATGCTCGACGAGCGGATCGATGCCGCGAAGAAGCTGCTCTGCGAGACGAACGAGCCGATATACCGGATTGCCGAGCGGTGCGGGTATCCCGACGAGAAATATTTCAGCAAAGTGTTTCGCAAAAAGGTCGGCGTGCTTCCGAGCGAAATCCGGCGAAAACGGCACGGCCGGGAGGCCGGGCGGACGCGCGATGCAAGCCGTTGA
- a CDS encoding MraY family glycosyltransferase, whose translation MSYLLAFALSFCIVIGLIPPFKKLALRIGFVDKPQSGNQRKIHRDPIPLTAGIAIYIGFAVTFLLFLHESWERTGAILGGGLLILLIGIVDDWYKTNGREFPALPKTIVQVGAAVLVYASGVVFSGFQNPLNGAYITLPEWMQFAFTVLWIFGVTTVINFSDGMDGLAGGLSAISGGTLLVVALVMGQQGSAMMAVMTVGVSLGYLIFNRPPAKVFMGDSGATFLGFVLGVVALDGAFKQATLFSLFIPILAIGVPILDNIRVVIQRMVKGVPIYKADASQAHFRLLASGMKPVQVVSFLYLLNLCFGLFSIVLLLAQWK comes from the coding sequence ATGAGTTATCTTTTGGCGTTCGCGCTGTCATTCTGTATTGTCATCGGCCTTATTCCTCCGTTCAAAAAGCTTGCGCTTCGCATCGGATTCGTCGACAAGCCGCAATCCGGCAACCAACGCAAAATTCACCGCGACCCGATCCCGCTGACGGCGGGAATCGCGATCTATATCGGCTTTGCCGTCACGTTTCTGCTGTTCCTGCATGAATCGTGGGAAAGAACGGGGGCCATACTCGGCGGAGGCCTGCTGATTCTGCTCATCGGCATCGTCGACGACTGGTACAAAACGAACGGACGTGAATTTCCGGCGCTTCCCAAAACGATCGTGCAGGTCGGGGCCGCCGTGCTCGTATACGCATCCGGCGTCGTCTTTTCCGGCTTTCAGAACCCGCTAAACGGGGCTTACATAACGCTGCCCGAGTGGATGCAGTTTGCGTTTACCGTTCTATGGATTTTCGGCGTGACGACGGTCATTAATTTCTCCGACGGCATGGACGGGCTTGCCGGCGGCTTGTCCGCCATTTCCGGCGGAACGCTGCTGGTTGTGGCGCTCGTCATGGGACAGCAGGGCTCCGCCATGATGGCGGTCATGACGGTCGGCGTATCGCTCGGCTATCTCATTTTCAACCGGCCGCCGGCCAAAGTCTTTATGGGCGATTCGGGAGCGACCTTCCTCGGCTTCGTGCTCGGCGTAGTGGCGCTCGACGGCGCCTTCAAGCAGGCGACGCTGTTCTCGCTGTTCATTCCCATTCTGGCGATCGGCGTTCCGATATTGGACAATATCCGCGTCGTCATCCAGCGCATGGTGAAGGGCGTGCCGATCTACAAGGCGGATGCTTCGCAGGCGCATTTTCGGCTGCTGGCGAGCGGCATGAAGCCGGTTCAGGTCGTATCGTTTCTATATTTGCTGAACCTGTGCTTCGGGCTGTTCTCGATCGTGCTGCTGCTCGCGCAGTGGAAATGA